The following proteins are encoded in a genomic region of Sphingopyxis sp. YF1:
- a CDS encoding response regulator, with protein MQTILVCDDDELLVELLNHRLVGRGFQVLVANDGGAAVQQAIERRPDAIVLDMMMPVLDGQQVLRRLRADAATATIPVIMLTARRQERDIVSALELGADDYLVKPFIPEELMSRLTRLLAARR; from the coding sequence ATGCAGACCATATTGGTATGCGACGACGATGAATTGCTGGTCGAACTTCTCAATCACCGGCTCGTCGGCCGGGGTTTTCAGGTGCTCGTGGCGAACGACGGCGGAGCCGCGGTCCAGCAGGCAATCGAGCGCCGGCCCGATGCGATCGTTCTCGACATGATGATGCCCGTTCTCGATGGCCAGCAGGTGCTTCGCCGCCTGCGCGCCGACGCCGCGACGGCGACCATTCCGGTCATCATGCTGACCGCCCGACGGCAAGAGCGCGACATTGTAAGCGCGCTCGAACTGGGCGCCGACGACTATCTGGTAAAACCCTTCATCCCGGAGGAATTGATGAGCCGTCTGACCCGCCTGCTGGCGGCGCGCCGATGA
- a CDS encoding YaiO family outer membrane beta-barrel protein, translating to MKRSLLLCLALSQAVTAWAQPAAPGDYDRAVEARLAGDPARAAALLEPLVAIDPRNSDAWVQLGLARLALGQLDTAEAAFNSALTIAPGYADARIGLARIAQRRGDRAAALRALDGVEPGNPDVVALRRQLADAPAANRWQMDVDAAYSWVDAPQRDWRELALQIRREGPVATVGARAEYARRFGRSDVYGELQVDYRLSDAARFYATLGGTPDADFRPEWQIGLGGTVRVHEGPNATVLTLDARQARFASGDVQSLSPGIEQYVGGRMWFTGRWINLFDEKGTHRSGYLVRGDIEANDALRFFAGYADAPDTDEGTVVDVRSFFGGVSLDIGRGRTLRLNLAHDDRATGADRTQLSAGFGLRF from the coding sequence ATGAAGCGGTCGTTGCTGCTGTGCCTCGCGCTGAGCCAGGCCGTGACGGCGTGGGCCCAGCCCGCCGCCCCGGGCGACTATGACCGGGCCGTCGAAGCGCGACTGGCAGGTGATCCCGCGCGCGCCGCAGCGTTGCTCGAACCGCTAGTCGCAATCGATCCACGGAACAGCGACGCTTGGGTGCAGCTCGGCCTCGCCCGGCTCGCGCTGGGACAGCTCGATACCGCCGAGGCCGCTTTCAATTCCGCATTGACCATTGCACCGGGCTACGCGGACGCCCGCATCGGCCTCGCACGGATTGCACAGCGTCGCGGAGATCGGGCGGCCGCCCTGCGCGCGCTTGATGGTGTGGAGCCGGGCAACCCCGACGTGGTCGCGTTGCGGCGCCAACTCGCCGATGCGCCCGCAGCAAACCGGTGGCAAATGGATGTCGACGCAGCCTATAGCTGGGTCGACGCGCCCCAACGCGATTGGCGCGAACTCGCCCTCCAGATCCGCCGCGAGGGGCCGGTCGCTACCGTCGGTGCACGCGCCGAATATGCGCGGCGTTTCGGTCGCAGCGATGTCTACGGCGAATTGCAGGTCGACTATCGCCTGTCCGACGCGGCACGTTTCTACGCAACGCTGGGCGGCACGCCCGACGCCGACTTCCGCCCCGAATGGCAGATCGGCCTCGGCGGGACGGTCCGCGTGCACGAGGGTCCCAATGCAACGGTGCTGACCCTCGACGCCCGGCAGGCTCGCTTCGCGAGCGGCGACGTGCAAAGCCTTTCGCCGGGTATCGAGCAATATGTCGGCGGCCGGATGTGGTTCACGGGCCGGTGGATCAATCTCTTCGACGAGAAGGGAACGCACCGTTCGGGCTATCTGGTGCGCGGCGACATCGAGGCGAACGACGCGCTCCGTTTTTTCGCCGGCTACGCCGACGCACCCGACACCGACGAAGGGACCGTCGTCGATGTTCGCAGCTTTTTCGGCGGCGTCAGCTTGGACATCGGACGCGGCCGCACCCTTCGCCTGAATCTCGCTCATGACGATCGTGCCACGGGCGCCGACCGGACCCAGCTCTCGGCTGGCTTCGGACTCCGCTTCTGA
- a CDS encoding HEAT repeat domain-containing protein encodes MLHLIWDVSLLFAGTALVVMTILVVLRVASTWHRDRLLAARRRLAPLLMAGANTPETNLNGIPDPVVTHLTLDLIQLVRGDERTRFVEKARALGVPERLRRQTRSFSRRRRMIAVQGLALFDDAMSREALMKALADRDDDIRLAAALALASGDDPLGLDELVARLALREGHSSLLTISLFRHYADHAPDEVQALVLDPALPLSIRLAAIEALAVTGDYRLVPAIVELGLHAPNDGEELPRYLHALGRIGHPAAREAVLAGLASSSMPARVAAAGAAGRIALLESADLLADLLDAPEWWVRFRAAEALLLLGEPGVARMRKTAKDGGEQAREAAVTMLAERGISL; translated from the coding sequence ATGCTGCACCTGATATGGGACGTCTCGCTGCTTTTCGCCGGGACGGCCCTCGTCGTGATGACAATCCTCGTCGTCCTGCGGGTCGCATCGACCTGGCACCGGGACCGGCTGCTTGCGGCCCGCCGACGCCTCGCGCCACTCCTCATGGCAGGCGCCAACACGCCCGAGACGAATCTCAACGGCATCCCCGACCCGGTCGTCACGCACCTGACTCTCGATCTCATCCAACTCGTCCGCGGCGACGAGCGGACCCGCTTCGTCGAAAAGGCGCGCGCGCTGGGCGTTCCCGAGCGACTGCGACGCCAGACACGGTCCTTCTCCAGACGACGGCGGATGATCGCGGTGCAGGGCCTTGCCCTTTTCGACGATGCGATGTCGCGCGAGGCGCTGATGAAGGCGCTGGCCGACCGCGACGACGATATCCGGCTGGCCGCCGCGCTGGCGCTCGCAAGCGGCGACGATCCGCTGGGCCTCGACGAACTGGTGGCCCGCCTCGCGCTGCGCGAAGGGCATTCCTCGCTGCTGACCATCAGCCTGTTTCGCCACTATGCCGACCACGCGCCCGACGAGGTGCAGGCACTCGTCCTCGACCCCGCCCTGCCGCTCTCGATCCGGCTCGCCGCGATCGAGGCGCTGGCGGTGACGGGAGATTACCGGCTCGTTCCCGCGATCGTCGAGCTCGGGCTTCACGCGCCAAACGACGGCGAAGAACTGCCGCGCTATCTCCACGCGCTCGGCCGGATCGGACACCCCGCCGCGCGCGAGGCCGTGCTGGCCGGGCTCGCCAGCAGTTCGATGCCGGCGCGGGTCGCCGCGGCGGGCGCGGCGGGACGGATCGCGCTTCTCGAAAGCGCCGACCTGCTTGCCGATTTGCTCGATGCGCCCGAATGGTGGGTCCGCTTCCGCGCCGCCGAAGCGCTGCTGCTGCTCGGTGAGCCGGGGGTCGCCCGCATGCGAAAAACGGCAAAAGACGGCGGCGAGCAGGCGCGCGAGGCCGCCGTTACAATGCTTGCCGAACGAGGAATCTCGCTATGA
- a CDS encoding glycosyltransferase, with protein MTELPAWTFRAAEIVTWFVIACGLVQVFLYVIQLAFAAVALHRRPAFSSTSALWDRFADIAPSIAIVAPAYNEELTIIESVDALLALHYPDFEVIVVNDGSKDSTLQVVIDHYGMVPVTRYHDRAIAHQPIRGLYAAPERPRLFLVDKENGGKADAMNAGINVARTPLVCVIDADTLLEPDALMRAVRPFIDDPLRTVAVGGTIRIANGCRVEGGRVLEARLPRNFLALVQVVEYLRAFLMARLGLSEMQTLMIISGAFGLFRRNSVIDVGGFSADTVGEDMELVVKLHRRMRDQKRPYRIVYVPEPVSWTEAPETLDILGNQRARWQRGSLETYRTHKDMFLNPRYGRIGFLGFGQVWIVDVIGPIVEVAGYILVPPLWLLGLVSFDYLLAFVAVIFTFGIFISVATLILEEVQLRRLPRARDLVTLTLVAVLENFGYRQLNNFWRVRGWWQFVRKKQGWGPMVRKGFQRS; from the coding sequence ATGACGGAGCTTCCGGCCTGGACCTTTCGCGCCGCCGAGATCGTCACATGGTTCGTCATTGCCTGCGGTCTGGTGCAGGTTTTTCTCTACGTAATTCAGCTGGCGTTCGCCGCGGTCGCCCTGCATCGCCGGCCGGCGTTTTCGTCGACCAGCGCGCTGTGGGACCGCTTCGCCGACATTGCCCCGTCGATCGCGATCGTCGCGCCGGCCTATAATGAAGAACTCACGATCATCGAAAGCGTCGATGCCCTGCTCGCGCTCCATTATCCCGATTTCGAAGTCATCGTGGTCAACGATGGTTCGAAGGACTCGACGCTCCAGGTCGTGATCGATCACTATGGCATGGTCCCCGTCACGCGTTACCACGACCGGGCAATCGCGCACCAACCCATTCGCGGTCTCTACGCGGCGCCCGAACGGCCGCGCCTGTTCCTCGTGGACAAGGAAAACGGCGGCAAGGCCGACGCGATGAATGCGGGTATCAACGTGGCGCGGACACCTTTGGTGTGCGTGATCGACGCCGACACACTGCTCGAACCCGATGCGCTGATGCGCGCGGTCCGCCCCTTCATCGATGATCCCCTGCGCACGGTGGCGGTCGGCGGCACGATCCGCATCGCCAACGGCTGCCGCGTCGAGGGTGGGCGCGTGCTCGAGGCGCGCCTGCCCCGGAACTTTCTCGCGCTCGTCCAAGTCGTCGAATATCTGCGCGCTTTCCTGATGGCGCGGCTCGGGCTCAGCGAGATGCAAACGCTCATGATCATCTCGGGCGCGTTCGGATTATTTCGGCGCAACAGCGTCATCGACGTGGGCGGGTTCAGTGCGGATACGGTCGGCGAGGATATGGAACTCGTCGTCAAACTGCACCGCCGCATGCGCGACCAGAAACGTCCCTACCGGATCGTCTATGTTCCCGAGCCGGTCAGCTGGACCGAAGCGCCCGAAACGCTGGACATTCTGGGCAACCAGCGCGCGCGCTGGCAGCGCGGTTCGCTCGAAACCTACCGCACGCACAAGGACATGTTCCTCAACCCGCGTTATGGCCGGATCGGCTTTCTCGGCTTTGGCCAGGTCTGGATCGTCGACGTCATCGGCCCGATCGTCGAGGTCGCGGGATATATCCTCGTCCCGCCGCTCTGGCTGCTCGGGCTCGTTTCCTTCGACTATTTGCTGGCGTTCGTCGCTGTCATTTTCACCTTCGGCATCTTCATCAGCGTCGCGACGCTGATCCTCGAGGAAGTGCAGCTCCGCCGTCTTCCGCGCGCCCGCGACCTCGTGACCCTGACCCTCGTCGCAGTGCTGGAGAATTTCGGATACCGTCAACTCAACAACTTCTGGCGCGTGCGCGGCTGGTGGCAGTTCGTTCGAAAAAAACAGGGATGGGGTCCGATGGTCCGAAAGGGCTTTCAGCGCTCCTGA
- a CDS encoding Hpt domain-containing protein, whose translation MDEIDTRLAALTARFVVQAEEFAIVIEACLVRGAWDELMMPCHSLAGRAGMFGHAAIGDAARAVEEAVGAGASPDEIRRLAAGLLDRLRSLRQER comes from the coding sequence ATGGATGAGATCGACACCCGTCTCGCCGCGCTGACCGCACGCTTCGTGGTGCAGGCTGAAGAGTTCGCAATCGTCATCGAGGCGTGTCTGGTGCGGGGGGCGTGGGACGAACTGATGATGCCCTGTCACAGTCTCGCGGGGCGGGCGGGCATGTTCGGTCACGCCGCGATCGGCGACGCCGCGCGAGCGGTCGAGGAAGCGGTCGGTGCAGGCGCTTCGCCCGATGAAATTCGACGACTGGCCGCCGGGTTGCTCGATCGCCTGCGCAGCTTGCGTCAGGAGCGCTGA
- a CDS encoding response regulator, with translation MSCRILYVDDEADIREIAEMALELDPQFSVRSCGSGRDGIAQARDWQPDLILLDVMMPELDGSAVLGQLRADPATEAIPVVFITARTQAHEVAHLRALGARGVIAKPFDPMLLVRQVRDFLDG, from the coding sequence ATGAGTTGCCGGATCCTCTATGTCGATGACGAAGCCGACATTCGCGAGATCGCCGAGATGGCGCTGGAACTGGACCCGCAGTTCAGCGTCCGGAGCTGCGGATCGGGGCGCGACGGAATTGCGCAGGCGCGCGACTGGCAACCCGATCTGATTCTGCTCGATGTAATGATGCCCGAACTCGACGGTTCCGCCGTGCTGGGGCAGCTACGCGCGGATCCGGCGACCGAGGCCATTCCGGTTGTTTTCATCACGGCACGGACGCAGGCGCACGAGGTCGCGCATCTTCGTGCGCTCGGTGCCCGCGGGGTAATCGCCAAGCCTTTCGATCCCATGCTGCTGGTGCGGCAGGTCCGCGACTTTCTCGATGGATGA
- a CDS encoding CHASE3 domain-containing protein has product MQRGSMWWRAVKANGLLIAACSGALLILLFLALAIDREFAENARLREQVAASYDARASLQAVLTRHQDLELGQRGYVITGDPAFLEPYRNAEARIDRNIDAFELLAGGREQARLIDQLRQASAQKRRFAAQTIELVEAGRRGEAIDLIANGEGKQSMDQIRTLVGKISEGERQELQQRTAVADAARRALRQRTFALQIGLIVLLMLSALLIARSQSARKEAHRRSRDLAARQEAIFDSAKDGMIVLNPSGSIESLNPAAAAMFDTPPVSLLRRDIGSLFEVAPDRGQVETFLRRLKANRKEHHGQIQEFVGRRGDGTTFPLEVSVSPVHLADGTSFLAVIRDISERREVEQMKGEFVATVSHELRTPLTSIAGSLGLISGGAAGEVPPKVARLIEIAHSNAARLVRLINDILDIEKIEAGRMAFDVRPLALTSVLDAAVRQTEGFAHDYGVAVRIEPFASDAAVLADEDRLMQVITNLLSNAIKFSPRGETVSVEVVPLDRRYRISVVDRGEGIPAAFRDRVFGKFAQADASDSRQKGGTGLGLSIVREIVVRLGGSVSFDSVEGEGSAFHVDLPAADVPGASVAPLDPPSPSSGDALLPLVLHVDDDPDMLAVVAGVFDGKAVLHSAASVAEARALIDRNRYDGAILDVGMLDGIGTDLAVPLRKQSPAPAVILFTAQEIDNHADGVDLVLIKSRASLDILVRETLDRVEAARNGTGGDR; this is encoded by the coding sequence ATGCAGCGTGGGTCGATGTGGTGGCGGGCGGTCAAGGCGAATGGGCTGCTCATCGCTGCCTGTTCGGGCGCCCTCCTGATTCTGCTCTTTCTCGCGCTCGCCATCGATCGGGAGTTCGCCGAAAATGCGCGCCTGCGTGAGCAGGTTGCGGCGTCCTATGACGCCAGAGCGTCGCTACAGGCGGTTCTGACGCGACATCAGGATCTCGAACTCGGGCAGCGCGGCTATGTGATCACGGGCGATCCGGCGTTTCTCGAACCCTATCGGAACGCGGAAGCGCGTATCGACAGGAATATCGATGCGTTCGAGCTTCTGGCGGGAGGTCGCGAGCAGGCGCGGCTCATCGACCAGTTGCGGCAGGCCTCGGCGCAAAAGCGGCGCTTCGCCGCACAAACCATAGAATTGGTGGAGGCGGGACGACGCGGCGAGGCGATCGACCTGATCGCGAACGGCGAAGGCAAGCAGTCGATGGATCAAATCCGGACGCTCGTCGGCAAGATTTCGGAGGGCGAACGACAGGAATTGCAGCAACGCACGGCCGTCGCGGATGCCGCCCGCCGCGCCCTGAGGCAGCGGACCTTTGCGCTCCAGATCGGGCTGATCGTGTTGCTCATGCTGTCCGCGCTACTGATCGCGCGCAGTCAATCGGCGCGAAAGGAGGCGCATCGCCGCTCGCGGGACCTTGCCGCACGGCAGGAAGCGATATTCGACAGTGCCAAGGACGGCATGATCGTGCTGAACCCCAGCGGCAGCATCGAAAGCCTGAACCCCGCAGCGGCCGCCATGTTCGATACTCCGCCCGTTTCACTGCTGCGGCGCGACATCGGTTCGCTTTTCGAGGTGGCTCCCGATCGCGGGCAGGTCGAAACCTTTCTGCGCCGTCTGAAGGCCAACCGAAAGGAACATCACGGGCAGATACAGGAATTTGTCGGACGCCGGGGGGACGGGACGACCTTTCCGCTGGAAGTGTCGGTCAGCCCGGTGCACCTCGCCGACGGGACTTCCTTCCTCGCGGTGATCCGCGACATCAGCGAGCGCCGGGAGGTCGAGCAGATGAAAGGGGAGTTTGTGGCGACGGTGAGCCACGAACTGCGGACCCCGCTCACGTCGATCGCGGGTTCGCTGGGCCTCATCAGCGGGGGTGCGGCGGGCGAAGTGCCGCCGAAGGTCGCGCGGTTGATCGAAATCGCGCACAGCAATGCGGCGCGGCTGGTTCGGCTGATCAACGACATCCTCGATATCGAGAAGATCGAGGCGGGGCGCATGGCGTTCGATGTCCGACCGCTTGCGCTCACGTCCGTGCTGGACGCGGCGGTGCGTCAGACCGAGGGATTCGCGCACGACTATGGTGTGGCCGTCCGTATCGAACCCTTCGCGTCCGACGCCGCGGTGCTGGCGGACGAAGACCGGCTGATGCAGGTCATCACCAATCTTTTGTCCAATGCGATCAAATTTTCCCCGCGCGGCGAAACGGTCAGCGTCGAGGTCGTGCCGCTCGATCGGCGTTACCGGATCAGCGTTGTCGATCGCGGCGAGGGGATTCCGGCGGCGTTCAGGGACCGGGTCTTCGGAAAATTCGCGCAGGCCGATGCATCGGATTCGCGGCAAAAGGGCGGGACCGGCCTCGGCCTCAGCATCGTGCGCGAAATCGTCGTCCGGCTGGGCGGCTCGGTGAGTTTCGACAGCGTCGAAGGCGAAGGCAGCGCATTTCACGTCGATTTGCCTGCGGCCGACGTCCCGGGGGCTTCGGTCGCGCCGCTCGACCCGCCTTCGCCATCGTCCGGCGACGCCTTGCTCCCTCTCGTCCTTCACGTCGACGACGATCCCGACATGCTGGCGGTTGTCGCTGGCGTCTTTGATGGCAAGGCGGTGCTGCATTCGGCCGCGAGCGTGGCCGAAGCGCGCGCGCTGATCGATCGGAACCGCTACGATGGGGCCATTCTCGACGTCGGGATGCTCGACGGGATCGGAACCGATCTTGCCGTACCGCTTCGCAAGCAGTCGCCTGCGCCGGCGGTGATCCTGTTTACCGCGCAGGAGATCGACAATCATGCGGACGGAGTCGATCTGGTGCTGATCAAGTCGCGTGCGAGTCTCGATATTCTGGTGCGGGAAACGCTGGACCGCGTCGAAGCGGCACGGAACGGGACGGGGGGCGATCGATGA
- a CDS encoding LapA family protein: MGIVRTIIWVLLTAVLVIFSMANWIPVTVTIWPGQVLDTKLPVLILVSFLIGSIPLWVALRAARWSLKRRLDHSERQLSDLRAMANRPADPVAEPAPTPPLAPVNDVPPSPLSST; encoded by the coding sequence ATGGGAATCGTACGAACGATCATCTGGGTGCTGCTCACTGCCGTGCTCGTCATCTTCTCGATGGCGAACTGGATTCCGGTCACCGTCACGATCTGGCCCGGCCAGGTTCTCGACACCAAGCTGCCCGTATTGATCCTCGTTTCCTTCCTGATCGGGAGCATTCCCTTGTGGGTCGCGCTGCGCGCCGCGCGATGGTCGCTCAAGCGCCGGCTCGATCATAGCGAGCGCCAGCTCAGCGATCTGCGCGCGATGGCGAACCGCCCCGCCGACCCGGTCGCCGAACCCGCACCGACGCCGCCCTTGGCGCCGGTCAATGATGTTCCCCCTTCACCCTTGAGCAGCACATGA
- the pyrF gene encoding orotidine-5'-phosphate decarboxylase: MTSPLYLAIDTTHLDAALMLAQKVRHHVGGLKLGLEFFCANGHHGVHEMAKLGLPIFLDLKLHDIPNTVAKAIQALRPLEPAILTVHAAGGRAMLEEAKAAAGQHTKVVAVTVLTSLDAPDLDDIGVGGTPHDQVVRLTRLARESGLDGIVCSGQEVRSARNAWPSGFFVVPGVRPTNGKAGDQKRIVTPAQAMSDGASILVVGRPISQSEDPDLAAREIEATL; encoded by the coding sequence ATGACCTCGCCTCTTTATCTCGCCATCGACACCACCCACCTCGATGCAGCGCTGATGCTTGCGCAAAAGGTCCGTCACCATGTCGGCGGGCTCAAGCTCGGGCTCGAATTCTTTTGCGCCAACGGCCACCACGGCGTCCACGAAATGGCGAAGCTCGGCCTGCCGATCTTCCTCGACCTCAAGCTCCACGACATCCCCAACACCGTCGCAAAAGCGATCCAGGCGCTGCGCCCGCTCGAACCTGCGATCCTGACTGTCCACGCAGCAGGGGGGCGCGCGATGCTCGAAGAGGCGAAGGCGGCGGCCGGTCAGCATACGAAGGTGGTCGCAGTCACCGTCCTGACCAGCCTCGACGCCCCCGACCTGGACGATATCGGGGTCGGCGGCACGCCGCACGATCAGGTCGTCCGGCTGACCAGGCTCGCGCGCGAATCGGGTCTCGACGGCATTGTCTGCTCGGGACAGGAAGTAAGGTCGGCGCGCAATGCATGGCCCAGCGGCTTTTTCGTCGTCCCCGGCGTGCGCCCCACCAACGGCAAGGCGGGCGACCAGAAACGCATCGTCACCCCCGCGCAGGCGATGAGCGACGGAGCCTCGATCCTCGTCGTCGGGCGCCCGATCAGCCAGTCGGAAGACCCCGACCTGGCCGCGCGCGAGATCGAAGCGACGCTCTAG